From a single Leishmania donovani BPK282A1 complete genome, chromosome 17 genomic region:
- a CDS encoding peptidase t, putative — translation MSLAPIEHRLEQRFRRYSAITTQSDPRNLGKCIPSTPGQQVLAELLAKELQAMELQNVICDKYATVTAVKPGNVPGAPRIGFICHLDTFDCGLCPHVKAQKIRYTGGDVCLNKEKNIWMRLREHAVLNKYVGQDILFSDGTSVLGADDKAAIASVMEMVANLDSSKEKHGDIVICFVPDEEIGLVGAKHLDVKGRFNVDFAYTLDCCELGEMVYECFNAASATIKFTGVSAHPMSAKGVMVNPLLMAVDFISQFNREETPECTELREGYWWFAKMDANSTQARLEAMVREHDLAKYTARKTYMLDVAKKVQAKYPTGKVEIEIEDVYANIANSLKDDFTAIDLLEAMRKASVKPNIIPMRGGTDGAALSVKGLLTPNFFTGAHNFHSCFEFLPIPSFVKAYEVCHNIVLLGADKRKRTPSLL, via the coding sequence ATGTCTCTCGCGCCGATCGAACACCGCCTGGAGCAGCGATTTCGCCGCTATtccgccatcaccacccaGAGCGACCCCCGCAACCTCGGCAAATGCATCCCATCCACCCCCGGGCAGCaggtgctggcggagctgctcgccAAGGAGCTTCAGGCGATGGAGCTGCAGAACGTCATCTGCGATAAGTATGCAACTGTGACGGCGGTGAAGCCAGGCAATGTGCCCGGCGCTCCGCGCATCGGATTCATCTGCCACCTCGACACCTTCGACTGCGGTCTCTGCCCGCATGTGAAGGCTCAGAAGATTCGCTACACGGGCGGTGATGTATGCCTAAACAAGGAGAAGAACATTTGGATGAGGCTGAGGGAGCACGCAGTGCTGAACAAGTACGTTGGACAGGACATTCTTTTCAGCGACGGCACCAGCGTGCTCGGTGCGGACGACAAGGCCGCCATTGCGTCGGTGATGGAGATGGTTGCCAACCTCGACTCCAGTAAGGAGAAGCACGGCGACATCGTTATTTGCTTTGTGCCAGATGAGGAGATCGGCTTGGTAGGCGCGAAGCACCTCGACGTAAAGGGGCGCTTCAACGTCGACTTCGCCTACACGCTCGACTGCTGCGAGCTGGGAGAGATGGTGTACGAGTGCTTCAACGCCGCGAGTGCCACGATTAAGTTCACAGGTGTCTCGGCGCACCCGATGTCGGCCAAGGGCGTGATGGTGAACCCACTGCTGATGGCCGTGGACTTCATTTCCCAGTTCAACCGCGAGGAGACGCCCGAGTgcacggagctgcgcgaggggTACTGGTGGTTCGCGAAGATGGATGCCAACTCCACCCAGGCGAGGCTCGAGGCAATGGTGCGCGAGCACGACCTCGCCAAGTACACGGCCCGCAAAACGTACATGCTCGATGTGGCCAAGAAGGTGCAGGCCAAGTATCCGACCGGCAAGGTTGAAATTGAGATTGAAGACGTGTATGCTAACATCGCGAACTCGCTTAAGGATGACTTCACTGCGATTGATCTGCTGGAGGCGATGAGGAAGGCGAGCGTGAAGCCGAACATTATCCCGATGCGTGGAGGCAccgacggtgcagcgctcTCCGTGAAGGGCCTCCTCACCCCCAACTTCTTCACTGGTGCGCACAACTTCCACTCCTGCTTCGAGTTCCTTCCCATCCCGTCCTTCGTGAAGGCATATGAGGTGTGCCACAACATCGTCCTGCTCGGCGCTGATAAGCGCAAGAGGACGCCGTCCTTGCTGTAG